A genomic window from Blastococcus saxobsidens DD2 includes:
- a CDS encoding tyrosine-type recombinase/integrase gives MTNTSTSSTTRSTASRTGRTASGTGAGKGRGRRQLSAAQREAADSARAARIAALHERISERVEQLTADPQWRAMLDAAAKFHTYSLNNQLLIALQAARLGISPTRVAGFGTWKALGRSVVKGSTGLAVLAPCTYTPKDSRPDTGTGQDTRQATPAAAATAGSGAAGEPAGGHADQPARGRVLRGFRVAHVFDISQTQGDPLPDIIPELLTGNAPAALWGALAVQVARHGYTLTREACGQANGLTDPAARTVRVRPDVADAQAVKTLAHDLLTAPSRVGERARPVRAQRTRRRGFGCDHPGWLAAALSPPMWGGAAVARAGECDPSRDVTGLTVAAVGGIRVSDELPGVAVLDAAGVPVPAIADYLCSLLASGAATGSVRSYALALLRWWRFLAAVELGWQRASRVEARDFVLWMRLAATTAGGATRAGRVGERVGYAPATINHNLAVLRGFYADRMAAGDGPVVNPVPEAVGRGGQRVGAHANPMAPPERHRRAPLRQKTPARLPRSLPDHLFDTLFAAMRSDRDRALLALYVSTGARASELLGVSVDRVDVGAQRIGVHRKGSGRLQWLPGSADAFVWLRLYQQRQDRPAGQQALWLTRRAPHRPLTYSAMRRVLQRANEELGTGWTLHDLRHTAAFRMAEDPRLTLTDVQWVLGHAQLATTQIYLRPREDAVVARVLEHHRARGDRPARQPAAPPSGGYRPDSLRELLGQARDAR, from the coding sequence ATGACCAACACCAGCACCAGCAGCACAACGAGGAGCACGGCCAGTCGCACGGGCCGCACCGCGAGTGGCACCGGCGCGGGCAAGGGGAGGGGGCGGCGGCAGCTCAGCGCGGCGCAGCGGGAGGCGGCCGACAGCGCGCGGGCGGCGAGGATCGCCGCCCTGCACGAGCGGATCAGCGAGCGCGTCGAGCAGCTGACCGCCGATCCGCAGTGGCGGGCGATGCTGGATGCCGCCGCGAAGTTCCACACCTACAGCCTCAACAATCAGCTGTTGATCGCGCTGCAGGCCGCGCGGCTGGGCATAAGCCCGACCCGGGTCGCCGGGTTCGGCACCTGGAAGGCGCTGGGCCGCAGCGTGGTCAAGGGGTCCACCGGGCTCGCGGTCCTGGCGCCGTGCACCTACACCCCCAAGGACAGCCGACCCGACACCGGCACCGGGCAGGACACCCGTCAGGCCACGCCCGCCGCCGCGGCTACGGCGGGGTCGGGGGCGGCGGGGGAGCCGGCCGGCGGGCACGCCGACCAGCCGGCCCGGGGGCGGGTGCTGCGCGGGTTCCGGGTCGCGCACGTCTTCGACATCTCCCAGACCCAGGGCGATCCGCTGCCCGACATCATCCCCGAGCTGCTGACCGGGAACGCCCCCGCCGCCCTGTGGGGCGCGCTGGCCGTCCAGGTCGCCCGCCACGGCTACACGCTCACCCGCGAGGCCTGCGGGCAGGCCAACGGCCTCACCGACCCGGCAGCCCGCACGGTCCGGGTCCGCCCGGATGTCGCCGACGCGCAGGCGGTGAAGACCCTCGCCCACGACCTATTGACCGCACCAAGCCGGGTCGGTGAGCGTGCGCGGCCGGTTCGCGCGCAGCGGACTCGCCGTCGCGGGTTCGGTTGCGATCATCCGGGCTGGTTGGCTGCTGCGCTCTCTCCACCGATGTGGGGAGGAGCCGCTGTGGCGAGGGCCGGGGAGTGTGATCCGTCACGGGACGTGACGGGGTTGACGGTGGCCGCGGTTGGCGGGATCCGGGTGAGCGACGAGCTGCCCGGGGTGGCGGTGCTCGACGCTGCGGGGGTGCCGGTGCCGGCGATCGCGGACTACCTGTGCTCATTGCTGGCCAGCGGCGCTGCCACCGGCAGCGTGCGGTCCTACGCGCTCGCGCTGCTGCGCTGGTGGCGGTTTCTGGCGGCCGTGGAGCTGGGCTGGCAGCGGGCGAGTCGGGTCGAGGCCCGCGACTTCGTGCTGTGGATGCGGCTGGCCGCGACGACTGCCGGCGGCGCGACGCGCGCCGGCCGGGTGGGAGAGCGGGTCGGGTACGCGCCGGCGACGATCAACCACAACCTGGCGGTGCTGCGCGGCTTCTACGCCGACCGGATGGCGGCCGGGGACGGTCCGGTGGTCAACCCGGTGCCGGAGGCGGTCGGCCGCGGCGGGCAGCGGGTGGGTGCGCACGCCAATCCGATGGCGCCGCCGGAGCGGCACCGCCGCGCGCCGCTGCGGCAGAAGACGCCGGCCCGGCTGCCGCGCAGCCTGCCAGATCACTTGTTCGACACGTTGTTCGCGGCGATGCGCAGTGACCGGGACCGGGCGCTGCTGGCCCTCTACGTCAGCACCGGCGCCCGGGCCAGCGAGCTGCTCGGGGTGAGCGTGGACCGGGTCGACGTGGGCGCTCAGCGGATCGGGGTGCATCGCAAGGGCAGCGGTCGGCTGCAGTGGCTGCCCGGGTCGGCGGACGCGTTCGTGTGGCTACGGCTCTATCAGCAGCGGCAGGACCGGCCGGCCGGGCAGCAGGCGTTGTGGCTGACCCGCCGGGCACCGCACCGGCCGCTGACCTATTCGGCGATGCGGCGGGTGCTGCAGCGGGCCAACGAGGAGCTGGGCACCGGCTGGACGCTGCACGATCTGCGGCACACCGCGGCCTTCCGGATGGCCGAGGATCCGCGGCTGACGCTGACCGACGTGCAGTGGGTGCTCGGGCACGCGCAGCTGGCCACCACGCAGATCTACCTGCGTCCACGCGAGGACGCGGTGGTCGCCCGGGTGCTCGAGCACCACCGGGCGCGCGGTGACCGGCCGGCACGGCAGCCGGCAGCGCCGCCGTCGGGCGGCTACCGCCCGGACTCGCTGCGCGAGCTGCTCGGGCAGGCCCGCGATGCGCGCTGA
- a CDS encoding helix-turn-helix transcriptional regulator, which produces MPDLTADHDPELLTITEAADVLRAPVATLRYWRHCGTGPKSFRLGRRVLYRRADLRTWIDAQAAQSPRR; this is translated from the coding sequence ATGCCCGACCTCACCGCCGACCACGACCCCGAGTTGCTCACCATCACCGAAGCCGCGGACGTGCTCCGCGCGCCCGTCGCCACTCTCCGGTACTGGCGACACTGTGGCACCGGCCCGAAAAGCTTCCGACTCGGCCGGCGCGTCCTCTACCGCCGCGCCGACCTGCGCACCTGGATCGACGCACAAGCGGCCCAGTCCCCGCGCCGATAG